From Demequina lutea, a single genomic window includes:
- a CDS encoding beta-xylosidase/alpha-l-arabinosidase: MNTPHAPEVSARVRELHSQMTLPEKVAQLVGFWVDQGSEIVAPMQGEMAVSSRYEDATVHGIGHLTRVYGTRPVDPIERAGWLWAEQRRLVEQTRLGIPALVHEECLTGLAAWKAATFPTPLAWGASFDPGLVETMAASIGDTMHQLGIHQGLAPVLDVIRDPRWGRVDECISEDPYVVGDIGTAYVRGLQSEGVHATLKHFTGYSGSQAGRNHAPNHAGKREVADVFLPPFEMAVKQGHVRSVMNSYAEIDGVPMAASVELLTELLRDTWGFDGVVVADYFAVAFLQTMHRVAPTTSAAAELALAAGIDVELPSGDAYVELLAGDGEAAKRAEPFIDRAVLRVLAQKEELGLLDARFDAPPTAIEMDSPRHRAIALSLAEESIILLSNNGILPLASAPGTIALIGPNMDDSSALMGCYSFANHVLAHHPGTPYGFSVPTVADALRAQFPSSNVVTAAGCDVEGDDRFGFAEAIAATQAADVAVVAVGDRAGLFGRGTVGEGNDVATLNLPGVQRELVLELCATGTPVILIMLTGRPYALDWALDAQTMPAAVLQSFFPGEEGAAALAAIISGATAPSGRLPVSMPRAAGAQPYYYLHPVLGGNSEVTSADSNPVRPFGFGLTYTTFEHSDLEVPAIAATHETLEASVTVTNTGDRAGTDVVQLYTAQPYRSVTRPVAQLVAYERVNLEPGESVTVTFSVPPTRLAFSDKEYRRVVEPGPVEWWVGPSCEEKETTAELILSGAPYELTGDEALFSLATVSRTSVVVPG; the protein is encoded by the coding sequence GTGAACACACCGCATGCGCCCGAAGTGTCGGCACGCGTACGCGAGCTCCACTCGCAGATGACACTTCCCGAGAAGGTCGCCCAGTTGGTGGGCTTCTGGGTCGATCAAGGGAGCGAAATCGTCGCTCCCATGCAGGGTGAAATGGCCGTCTCCTCTCGGTATGAGGACGCCACCGTTCACGGAATAGGGCACCTGACGCGGGTGTACGGAACACGACCTGTCGACCCCATTGAACGGGCCGGCTGGCTCTGGGCCGAACAGCGCCGCTTGGTGGAGCAGACCCGTCTTGGCATCCCCGCGCTCGTCCACGAGGAGTGCCTCACCGGCTTGGCCGCGTGGAAGGCCGCGACGTTCCCGACTCCACTCGCGTGGGGAGCATCCTTCGATCCCGGCCTGGTTGAGACGATGGCGGCGTCCATCGGCGACACGATGCACCAGTTGGGCATCCACCAGGGCCTCGCACCCGTTCTCGATGTGATTCGCGACCCCCGTTGGGGACGGGTCGACGAGTGCATTTCCGAGGATCCGTATGTGGTGGGCGACATTGGCACGGCCTACGTGCGAGGCCTCCAAAGCGAAGGCGTTCACGCCACGCTCAAACACTTCACCGGCTACTCCGGCTCTCAGGCCGGACGCAACCACGCCCCCAACCATGCGGGAAAACGCGAGGTAGCCGACGTCTTCCTGCCTCCGTTTGAGATGGCAGTGAAGCAGGGACACGTGCGTTCCGTCATGAACTCGTACGCCGAGATCGACGGGGTTCCGATGGCCGCCTCTGTCGAGCTACTCACCGAACTCCTTCGCGACACGTGGGGCTTCGATGGTGTTGTCGTTGCCGACTACTTTGCGGTGGCGTTCCTGCAAACGATGCATCGCGTCGCGCCCACCACGTCGGCTGCGGCGGAGCTCGCGCTCGCCGCGGGGATCGATGTCGAATTGCCCTCGGGCGACGCCTACGTCGAATTGCTCGCGGGCGACGGCGAGGCCGCCAAGCGCGCCGAACCGTTCATCGATCGCGCCGTGCTGCGCGTGTTGGCGCAGAAGGAGGAACTCGGGCTGCTCGACGCCCGGTTCGATGCGCCGCCCACCGCGATCGAGATGGACTCCCCCAGGCACCGCGCGATCGCGCTGTCGCTGGCGGAAGAGTCCATCATCTTGCTGAGCAACAACGGCATCCTGCCCTTGGCATCGGCGCCTGGCACGATCGCTCTGATCGGCCCGAACATGGATGACTCGTCGGCGCTCATGGGCTGCTACTCCTTTGCAAACCACGTGCTCGCCCACCACCCCGGGACGCCGTACGGCTTCTCCGTTCCCACGGTCGCCGATGCTCTACGTGCCCAGTTCCCCTCGTCGAACGTGGTCACGGCGGCAGGCTGCGACGTCGAGGGCGACGACAGGTTCGGATTCGCCGAGGCGATCGCCGCGACTCAGGCAGCAGACGTTGCCGTCGTTGCGGTCGGAGACCGTGCCGGGCTCTTCGGTCGAGGAACCGTCGGTGAAGGTAACGACGTCGCGACCCTCAACCTGCCCGGCGTGCAGCGTGAGCTCGTCCTGGAACTCTGCGCGACGGGCACCCCCGTGATCCTGATCATGTTGACCGGGCGGCCGTACGCCCTCGACTGGGCGCTCGACGCGCAGACGATGCCCGCCGCTGTGTTGCAGTCGTTCTTCCCTGGCGAGGAGGGCGCCGCGGCGCTCGCGGCGATTATCTCTGGCGCCACGGCGCCTTCGGGTCGCCTGCCCGTGTCGATGCCCCGTGCCGCCGGGGCTCAGCCCTACTACTATCTGCACCCCGTCTTGGGTGGAAACTCCGAGGTCACTTCGGCGGACTCCAACCCGGTGAGGCCGTTCGGATTCGGACTGACATACACCACGTTCGAGCACAGCGACCTTGAGGTTCCGGCCATCGCGGCGACTCACGAGACGTTGGAGGCGTCCGTGACAGTCACCAACACCGGCGACAGGGCAGGCACCGATGTAGTACAGCTCTACACGGCCCAGCCCTACCGCTCGGTGACGCGCCCCGTGGCCCAGTTGGTCGCGTACGAGCGCGTGAACCTGGAGCCGGGCGAATCGGTCACCGTGACCTTCTCCGTGCCGCCAACTCGGCTCGCATTTTCGGATAAGGAGTACCGCAGGGTGGTTGAACCTGGCCCGGTCGAGTGGTGGGTGGGACCCTCTTGCGAGGAGAAGGAGACGACGGCGGAGCTCATCCTGAGTGGCGCGCCGTACGAACTCACGGGCGATGAGGCGTTGTTCTCGTTGGCAACCGTCTCCAGGACCAGCGTCGTCGTCCCTGGGTGA
- a CDS encoding LacI family DNA-binding transcriptional regulator: MTPQPAERAGLTMADVARLADVSVMTVSNVVNDRAERVSAETRRRVQAVIASTGYRVNVPARQLRQGRTGSIVLAVPDFASAYFGELGARLAERLRPHGFRLVMELTRGTLDDELATLSSPHLDGHDAIILSMTAGTARDLADAQPRKPLVVIGERSVPPGFDHVAMDNIGGARLATDALLDAGARRIAVIGGQLDGPESMPVLRTQGYRDALASRSVPLDESLVVAGGVGLADGERAIRALIKAGVKFDAVFGLTDAAALGAMSALAAAGLRIPHDVKVVGWDNTELATYAIPPLSSVEPDNEAIADGIVRLLLRRLDDADAPAETTAPPARMVHRESTR, from the coding sequence ATGACCCCGCAACCGGCCGAGCGCGCCGGGCTCACGATGGCCGATGTGGCCCGGTTGGCGGACGTGTCGGTGATGACAGTTTCCAACGTGGTCAACGACCGCGCGGAGCGCGTCAGCGCCGAGACTCGTCGACGTGTGCAGGCCGTCATCGCCTCGACCGGTTACCGCGTCAACGTGCCCGCGAGGCAACTGCGACAGGGCCGCACCGGGTCGATCGTGCTGGCCGTGCCCGACTTCGCTTCTGCCTACTTTGGCGAACTCGGAGCACGGCTCGCGGAACGCCTTCGACCACACGGCTTTCGCTTGGTCATGGAACTGACGCGGGGCACGCTTGACGACGAGCTCGCCACTCTCAGCAGCCCCCACCTCGACGGTCATGATGCGATCATCTTGTCGATGACCGCGGGGACCGCCAGAGACCTCGCCGACGCCCAGCCCCGCAAGCCCCTCGTCGTCATTGGTGAGCGGTCGGTTCCCCCCGGTTTCGACCACGTGGCGATGGACAACATCGGCGGCGCAAGGCTCGCCACCGACGCACTGCTCGACGCTGGAGCGCGGCGCATTGCCGTCATCGGCGGCCAGCTTGATGGTCCCGAGTCGATGCCGGTGCTGCGCACCCAGGGGTACCGAGACGCCTTGGCCAGCAGGTCGGTGCCGTTGGACGAGAGCCTCGTGGTCGCGGGCGGCGTCGGGCTCGCCGACGGAGAGCGCGCCATCAGGGCCTTGATCAAGGCAGGAGTGAAATTCGACGCGGTGTTCGGCCTGACTGACGCGGCGGCCCTGGGGGCCATGTCGGCGCTCGCTGCAGCGGGACTGAGGATCCCCCACGACGTCAAGGTCGTCGGATGGGACAACACAGAACTCGCGACATACGCCATTCCGCCGCTGAGCAGTGTGGAGCCGGACAACGAGGCGATCGCCGACGGCATCGTCCGGCTGCTGCTACGGCGCCTCGACGATGCCGACGCTCCCGCCGAGACCACCGCTCCCCCCGCCCGGATGGTGCACAGGGAGTCGACGCGCTAG
- the xylB gene encoding xylulokinase, whose amino-acid sequence MTLVAGVDSSTQSCKVVVRDLVTGEVVRTGRASHPEGTSVHPDHWWTALLAAIDDAGGLADVAAISVGGQQHGMVALASDGTVVREALLWNDTRSAQAARDLIAEFGAEELVRRTGLVPVASFTSTKLRWLRDAEPENAAKVAAVALPHDWLTWRLRGYGPAVESPLGPDLEALTTDRSDASGTGYWSPASGEYDRELLVAALGHDAIVPRVIAPDGSAGTVHIDGPTEIVVGPGAGDNAGAALGLGAGEGDVVVSLGTSGTVFAVTPEPVTDASGTIAGFADAAGQYLPIVVTLNAARVLDSATRLLQVDFDALAELALSAEPGAGGVVLVPYFEGERTPNRPDATASLMGLTLASSTRANIARAHVEGMLCGLADGVDAVRARGLDAKRVLLVGGAAFNPAVGKVAAQVFGLPIDIPKPGEYVAMGATVQAAWSLTGEKPQWTVDMETHLEPDLRPAVREQYRAATEQLYA is encoded by the coding sequence ATGACGCTCGTCGCAGGAGTCGACTCCTCCACGCAGAGCTGCAAGGTCGTCGTGCGCGACCTTGTCACGGGTGAGGTGGTCCGTACGGGCCGCGCCTCACACCCAGAGGGCACATCCGTTCATCCTGACCACTGGTGGACCGCGTTGCTGGCCGCGATCGACGATGCCGGAGGGCTGGCCGATGTGGCCGCCATCAGCGTGGGCGGTCAGCAGCACGGCATGGTCGCGCTCGCGTCCGACGGCACCGTGGTCCGCGAGGCACTCCTGTGGAACGACACTCGTTCCGCACAGGCGGCGCGCGACCTGATCGCCGAGTTTGGCGCCGAGGAGCTGGTACGCCGCACCGGGCTGGTCCCCGTGGCATCGTTCACGTCCACCAAACTGCGCTGGCTACGCGACGCGGAGCCAGAGAACGCCGCCAAGGTGGCCGCCGTGGCGCTCCCTCACGACTGGCTCACGTGGCGCTTGCGCGGATACGGCCCCGCGGTCGAATCGCCTCTTGGCCCCGACCTCGAGGCGCTCACAACGGATCGATCCGATGCATCGGGAACCGGCTACTGGAGCCCAGCCTCCGGCGAGTACGACCGCGAGTTGTTGGTGGCCGCGCTCGGACATGACGCCATCGTTCCGCGGGTGATTGCACCCGACGGCAGTGCGGGAACGGTCCACATCGATGGACCCACGGAAATCGTGGTCGGGCCGGGTGCGGGCGATAACGCAGGCGCCGCGCTTGGCCTCGGGGCGGGCGAGGGCGACGTGGTCGTCTCGCTCGGCACCTCCGGCACGGTTTTCGCCGTGACCCCAGAGCCCGTCACCGACGCATCGGGCACCATCGCGGGGTTCGCCGACGCGGCCGGCCAGTACCTGCCGATCGTCGTGACGCTCAACGCCGCGAGGGTGCTCGACTCCGCGACCAGGCTGCTACAGGTCGACTTTGACGCATTGGCTGAACTCGCGCTCTCGGCGGAGCCGGGCGCCGGTGGAGTGGTCTTGGTCCCGTATTTCGAGGGCGAGCGGACTCCCAATCGTCCCGACGCCACCGCAAGCCTGATGGGCCTTACCCTGGCCTCGTCGACCAGGGCGAACATCGCCAGGGCTCACGTCGAGGGCATGCTTTGCGGCCTAGCCGACGGGGTCGACGCGGTGCGCGCGCGTGGGCTGGACGCCAAGCGCGTCCTGTTGGTGGGCGGCGCCGCCTTCAACCCGGCAGTGGGCAAGGTCGCGGCACAGGTCTTTGGGCTGCCGATAGACATTCCCAAGCCCGGCGAGTATGTGGCAATGGGGGCGACGGTGCAGGCCGCGTGGTCCCTTACGGGAGAGAAGCCGCAATGGACCGTCGACATGGAAACCCACCTGGAGCCCGACCTTAGGCCGGCGGTGCGGGAGCAGTATCGGGCCGCGACGGAGCAGTTGTACGCGTAA
- a CDS encoding 2-hydroxyacid dehydrogenase, with protein MMTISVPDQAVADALGDVGDDARVIVWNPAESEPPEAERERITIACLAHYSGGRTVYGRLAQCPRLEVIQIASAGFEHVLPLVPAGVALANARGVHDSRVAEMTLALALASRRQLPLFFDAQRRETWEPKFDTRSLADSRALVVGYGSIGAAIGVRLRASEVHVEGVARSARTAPDGTVVHAVEDLPTLLPAFDIVIIVTPHTDETDKLVNAAFLAAMPDGSLLINVGRGMVVDTDALLAELESKRLFAALDVTDPEPLPTGHPLWSAPQCIIVPHVAGVEVLTNRRYTDLVKSQIDARREGRGPVNLVDVRAS; from the coding sequence ATGATGACCATTTCAGTTCCCGATCAGGCCGTTGCCGACGCCTTGGGAGACGTTGGTGATGACGCCAGGGTGATCGTGTGGAATCCCGCGGAATCCGAGCCACCTGAGGCAGAGCGGGAGCGGATCACGATTGCGTGCCTCGCTCACTACTCGGGTGGGCGCACGGTCTATGGGCGCCTGGCGCAATGCCCGCGGCTCGAGGTGATCCAGATTGCCTCGGCGGGCTTCGAGCACGTCCTGCCGCTCGTGCCTGCGGGCGTTGCGCTCGCGAATGCGAGAGGCGTGCACGACTCGCGTGTGGCGGAGATGACGCTCGCGCTCGCGCTCGCCAGCAGGAGGCAGCTTCCCCTATTTTTTGACGCACAACGCCGCGAGACCTGGGAGCCGAAGTTCGATACTCGCAGCCTGGCCGACTCCCGCGCGCTCGTGGTCGGCTACGGAAGCATCGGCGCGGCGATCGGCGTCAGGCTCCGTGCGAGCGAGGTTCATGTCGAGGGCGTGGCGCGGTCGGCGCGCACGGCACCGGACGGGACGGTGGTGCATGCCGTGGAGGACCTGCCGACGCTGTTGCCTGCCTTCGACATCGTGATCATCGTGACGCCCCACACCGACGAGACCGACAAGCTGGTGAACGCGGCGTTCCTGGCCGCGATGCCCGATGGATCGTTGCTCATCAACGTGGGTCGAGGCATGGTGGTCGACACGGACGCCTTGCTGGCCGAGCTCGAGTCCAAAAGGCTGTTCGCGGCGCTCGATGTGACCGATCCCGAGCCGTTGCCGACGGGCCACCCGCTGTGGTCGGCACCGCAGTGCATCATCGTTCCCCACGTGGCGGGAGTCGAAGTGCTGACGAATCGCCGATACACGGACCTGGTGAAGAGCCAGATCGATGCCCGTCGTGAGGGCCGCGGGCCGGTCAACCTCGTGGACGTCCGCGCGTCGTAA
- a CDS encoding LacI family DNA-binding transcriptional regulator, whose translation MEPQGRVKLSDVAARAGVSVATVSKVVNSRYGVAKQTISMVEGIIAEMGYVGNLGASGLRGQRTNVVGILVAEFEPYSAELIKGAARATRNTKYDVLAFSGGEAPEWERRSLARLGGTLIDAAVVVTPTALATAISVPIVAIDPHYGPNWLPTIDCDSFGGGRSATQHLIELGHTRIAFLGGREELDSSQLREAGFREAMRLAGIQVAEELVRDSRYDPDVAYAVCNDLLALPEPPTAVFAANDVTAMRVIAAAQARGLVVPDDLSVVGFDDIPDATLSTPPLTTVRQPLQAMGEAAMRMLLEILEGKEHVQHVRMDTEFVVRASTAPPHA comes from the coding sequence ATGGAACCGCAAGGGCGCGTCAAACTCTCCGACGTCGCTGCGCGCGCAGGGGTGTCCGTCGCCACGGTTTCCAAGGTCGTGAACAGCCGCTACGGCGTCGCGAAGCAGACCATTTCGATGGTCGAGGGCATCATCGCCGAGATGGGTTACGTAGGAAATCTCGGCGCATCTGGGCTTCGCGGCCAACGCACCAACGTCGTCGGAATCCTCGTCGCCGAGTTTGAGCCGTACAGCGCGGAGCTCATCAAGGGCGCCGCTCGCGCGACGCGAAACACGAAGTATGACGTGCTGGCATTCTCGGGCGGCGAGGCCCCCGAGTGGGAGCGCCGCTCGTTGGCTCGATTGGGCGGCACGCTCATCGACGCGGCGGTGGTGGTCACCCCCACTGCGCTTGCCACCGCGATCAGCGTTCCCATTGTCGCCATCGACCCTCACTACGGCCCCAACTGGCTACCGACGATCGATTGCGACAGCTTCGGCGGCGGGCGGTCAGCAACGCAGCATCTCATCGAGCTCGGCCACACCCGCATCGCATTTCTTGGGGGTCGCGAGGAACTCGACTCGTCGCAATTGCGCGAGGCAGGCTTCAGGGAGGCCATGCGCCTAGCTGGCATTCAGGTTGCCGAAGAACTGGTCCGCGACTCCCGTTACGACCCCGACGTCGCATACGCGGTGTGCAACGACCTACTGGCGCTTCCCGAGCCGCCCACCGCGGTCTTCGCTGCAAACGACGTGACCGCCATGCGTGTGATCGCCGCTGCTCAAGCGAGGGGCCTCGTTGTTCCGGACGACTTGTCCGTGGTCGGTTTCGACGACATTCCCGATGCCACACTCAGCACCCCTCCCCTCACCACCGTGCGGCAACCGCTTCAGGCAATGGGCGAGGCGGCGATGCGCATGCTGCTCGAGATCCTGGAAGGCAAGGAGCACGTGCAGCACGTGCGGATGGACACGGAATTCGTTGTGAGGGCAAGCACCGCTCCCCCACACGCGTAG
- a CDS encoding alpha-N-arabinofuranosidase, producing MTLTARAVVDLDVAGDTISPHLYGHFAEHLGRCIYGGFWVGEDSDIPNTAGIRQDVVDALKALNIPNLRWPGGCFADEYHWRDGIGPVQERPTMVNSHWGDVVEDNSFGTHEFMLLCEMLGAAPYVNGNVGSGTVQEMSEWVEYLTRADDSPMARLRRANGRDEPWRVPFWGIGNEAWGCGGNMRPEAYADEARRYSTFLRNHGDNTLYRIAAGAPDDDLSWTRALMQAVSCVDCQIKPESPIFQGVSFHYYTHAGAGINTESATEFTQEQFYGTLANAHDIERIISLHEAVMDSYDPERRVGLVCDEWGTWWNVEPGTNPGFLFQQNTVRDALVAGIHFDAFHRHAGRLTMANIAQTVNVLQAMILTDDEGGLILTPTYHVFEMNKNHQGATHVPAMVLDGPTVDVGDKKVPLVSMSASTSGGTALLSLTNGSIEDDLDLRIDLRGVSASVQRARVLSGQSPAAHNSSANPSAVAPVALAVGLVDGVLAVRLPAHAFATIELELGAPSF from the coding sequence ATGACTCTCACTGCACGCGCTGTGGTCGATCTCGATGTCGCTGGAGACACCATCAGCCCCCATCTCTATGGACACTTCGCGGAGCACCTCGGACGGTGCATCTACGGTGGCTTCTGGGTGGGCGAGGACTCCGACATTCCGAACACCGCCGGCATCCGGCAGGACGTCGTCGATGCCCTCAAGGCGCTCAACATTCCCAATCTGCGGTGGCCCGGCGGTTGCTTTGCCGACGAGTACCACTGGCGTGACGGCATCGGCCCGGTGCAGGAACGACCTACCATGGTCAACTCGCACTGGGGAGACGTGGTCGAGGACAACTCCTTCGGAACCCACGAATTCATGTTGCTGTGCGAGATGCTCGGCGCGGCCCCCTACGTCAACGGCAACGTGGGATCGGGCACCGTTCAGGAGATGAGCGAGTGGGTCGAGTACCTCACGCGCGCCGACGATAGCCCGATGGCGAGGCTTCGCCGAGCGAATGGACGCGACGAGCCCTGGAGGGTGCCCTTCTGGGGAATCGGCAATGAGGCCTGGGGCTGCGGCGGCAACATGCGGCCCGAAGCCTATGCGGACGAGGCGCGTCGTTACTCGACGTTCCTCAGGAACCACGGCGACAACACGCTCTATCGCATCGCCGCGGGTGCCCCCGACGACGACCTCAGTTGGACCAGAGCGCTGATGCAGGCGGTATCTTGCGTTGACTGCCAAATAAAGCCAGAATCGCCCATCTTCCAGGGCGTTTCCTTCCACTATTACACCCACGCTGGCGCCGGAATCAATACCGAGTCGGCCACCGAGTTCACGCAGGAGCAGTTCTACGGCACCCTTGCGAATGCGCATGACATCGAGCGCATCATCTCGCTACACGAGGCCGTCATGGACAGTTATGACCCCGAACGCAGGGTGGGCCTCGTGTGCGACGAGTGGGGGACCTGGTGGAATGTCGAGCCAGGCACCAACCCCGGCTTCCTGTTCCAACAAAACACGGTCCGAGACGCGCTCGTGGCGGGCATCCACTTTGACGCGTTCCACCGTCACGCCGGTCGTCTCACGATGGCCAATATCGCGCAGACGGTGAACGTGTTGCAGGCGATGATCCTCACCGACGACGAGGGTGGGCTGATCCTCACCCCGACCTATCACGTGTTCGAGATGAACAAGAATCACCAAGGCGCGACGCACGTGCCCGCGATGGTGCTCGATGGACCCACGGTGGACGTTGGCGACAAGAAGGTCCCCCTCGTTTCGATGTCCGCGTCGACCTCGGGCGGGACGGCGCTCCTCTCGTTGACAAACGGTTCGATCGAAGACGATCTCGATCTCCGCATCGACCTCAGGGGAGTGAGCGCGAGTGTTCAGCGCGCAAGGGTGCTCAGCGGGCAGAGTCCCGCGGCGCACAACAGCAGTGCAAACCCCAGCGCCGTCGCGCCAGTTGCGCTCGCCGTAGGACTCGTCGATGGAGTGCTGGCCGTGCGTCTGCCGGCTCACGCGTTCGCCACGATCGAGCTCGAGTTGGGCGCGCCTTCCTTCTAG
- a CDS encoding DUF5605 domain-containing protein: MGHLDTWKMKVKRLEGTYSGSFRIPLPSRQYKAIRLVRVTDGLNV; the protein is encoded by the coding sequence GTGGGGCACCTCGACACGTGGAAGATGAAGGTGAAGCGCCTGGAGGGCACGTACTCCGGATCGTTCCGGATTCCGTTGCCCTCGCGGCAATACAAGGCGATACGCCTGGTGCGCGTGACCGACGGCTTGAACGTCTGA
- the xylA gene encoding xylose isomerase has protein sequence MIGVIIMTPTLTPTPEDRFTFGLWTIGWNAADPFGSPTRGPVSAVTAIHKLSEFGAYGMTFHDDDLFPFGCSDADRRAAIDALKKACDETGMVIPMITTNTFSHPMFKDGGVTSNDRDVRRFTVRKILRNLDLAAELGAKTFVMWGGREGAEYDFSKDIRVALQRYREAANLFAEYVIDKGYDIKFAIEPKPNEPRGDILLPTVGHAMAFINTLDHPEMVGLNPEVGHEQMAGLNFTAGIAQALDHGKLFHIDLNGQRGIKYDQDMVFGHGDLYNAFSLVDLLENGGPDGGEAYSGPRHFDYKPSRTEDITGVWDSAKANMRMYLLLKERAKAFRADPEVQEAIVATKQDQLAQTTMGADETVADLMANTSVYETFDADSYYDGKGFGFVRLQQLAAEHLMGARG, from the coding sequence ATGATCGGAGTCATCATCATGACCCCCACTCTTACCCCCACCCCCGAAGACCGGTTCACGTTTGGCCTGTGGACGATCGGCTGGAATGCAGCGGATCCCTTCGGTTCCCCCACCCGCGGTCCGGTGAGCGCCGTGACAGCAATTCACAAGCTGTCCGAGTTCGGCGCCTACGGCATGACGTTCCACGACGACGACCTCTTCCCGTTCGGCTGCTCGGATGCAGACCGTCGGGCTGCGATCGACGCCCTCAAGAAGGCGTGCGACGAGACCGGCATGGTGATCCCGATGATCACCACCAACACGTTCTCGCACCCCATGTTCAAGGACGGCGGTGTCACGTCAAACGACCGTGACGTGCGTCGCTTCACGGTGCGCAAGATCCTCCGCAACCTCGACTTGGCTGCCGAGCTCGGCGCGAAGACGTTCGTCATGTGGGGCGGCCGCGAGGGCGCCGAATATGACTTCTCCAAGGACATCCGCGTGGCCCTCCAGCGTTACCGTGAGGCAGCGAACCTCTTTGCCGAGTACGTCATCGACAAGGGCTACGACATCAAGTTCGCGATCGAGCCCAAGCCGAACGAGCCCCGCGGCGACATCCTGCTGCCGACCGTTGGTCACGCCATGGCGTTCATCAACACGCTCGACCACCCCGAGATGGTGGGCCTCAACCCAGAGGTCGGCCATGAGCAGATGGCGGGCCTCAACTTCACCGCGGGCATCGCTCAGGCGCTCGACCACGGCAAGTTGTTCCACATTGACCTCAATGGTCAGCGCGGCATCAAGTACGACCAGGACATGGTCTTCGGTCACGGCGACCTGTACAACGCGTTCTCGCTCGTCGACCTGCTCGAAAACGGCGGCCCGGATGGCGGCGAGGCCTACAGCGGCCCTCGTCACTTCGACTACAAGCCGTCGCGCACCGAGGACATCACGGGCGTGTGGGACTCGGCGAAGGCCAACATGCGCATGTACCTGCTCCTCAAGGAGCGCGCCAAGGCTTTCCGCGCGGACCCCGAGGTTCAGGAGGCCATTGTGGCCACCAAGCAGGACCAGCTCGCACAGACCACGATGGGAGCCGACGAGACCGTGGCGGACCTCATGGCCAACACGAGTGTCTACGAGACCTTCGACGCCGACTCGTACTACGACGGCAAGGGCTTCGGCTTCGTTCGCCTGCAGCAGCTCGCTGCCGAGCACCTCATGGGCGCGCGCGGCTAG
- a CDS encoding carbohydrate ABC transporter permease, whose protein sequence is MLIYFVALMLVAAILAPIVYIILGGFRSNSAITVDPSGLPTSWHGENYWNVLSTGTFWQEIGNSTFAAVGTSVLVVILGVMAAYVLARYRFRGRGVLYAIFAAGLMFPMTVAITPLYILIRDLGLTDNLIGVIIPQVAFQLSVTIIIMVPFLQALPREIEEAAFIDGCGRLSFFWRMVIPLSKPAVITIGILAFIASWNSYVLPLFLLSDTAKYTLPLGVQYFSSQYSVDTARVLAFTSLSMLPALVFFSLFERRIVGGLTGAVKG, encoded by the coding sequence ATGTTGATCTACTTCGTTGCCCTCATGCTGGTCGCGGCCATCCTTGCACCCATCGTCTACATCATCCTTGGTGGCTTCAGGTCGAACTCGGCTATCACCGTTGATCCGTCCGGGCTACCGACCAGTTGGCACGGGGAGAACTACTGGAATGTGCTGTCCACTGGCACCTTCTGGCAAGAGATCGGTAACTCGACCTTCGCGGCAGTTGGCACGTCCGTCCTCGTCGTCATCCTTGGCGTCATGGCCGCATATGTGCTCGCAAGGTACCGGTTTAGGGGACGAGGAGTGCTGTACGCGATCTTCGCCGCGGGCCTGATGTTTCCGATGACGGTCGCGATCACACCGCTTTACATCCTGATTCGCGACCTCGGGCTCACCGACAACCTGATCGGCGTGATCATCCCACAAGTCGCCTTCCAGCTCTCGGTCACGATCATCATCATGGTGCCGTTTCTCCAGGCTCTCCCACGCGAGATTGAGGAGGCCGCATTCATTGATGGTTGCGGTCGACTCTCGTTCTTCTGGCGCATGGTGATTCCGCTTTCCAAGCCAGCGGTCATCACGATCGGAATCCTCGCCTTCATTGCCAGCTGGAACTCGTACGTGCTGCCACTGTTCCTCCTCAGCGACACCGCGAAGTACACGCTGCCACTCGGGGTCCAGTACTTCTCGTCGCAGTACTCCGTCGACACCGCAAGGGTCCTCGCGTTCACGTCGCTGTCGATGCTCCCGGCACTCGTGTTCTTCAGCCTGTTTGAACGCCGTATCGTCGGCGGACTCACGGGCGCCGTCAAGGGTTAG